The nucleotide sequence AGAAGTCCAGATTGCCGAGGTCGTCCGGGCGAATGAAAAAGCCTGCCCAGCCGCCCATGCCGCCGCTGTCTCCGAACAACTGCCCGCCATAATCGTCACCGTCGAACTGAAAGAGCAGTTGCACGTTCTCGGCGGCGGGGTGAAAGGTGTTGATGACCATCGGATATCCGCGCAGGCGGTGGCCGTTGGGACGCAGGTTGGCGTTGTCCTCGCCCTGCTGGTCCGTTTCGTCTGCGGACCGCGCGAAGCCCAGGCGGTCATCCAGACTGGACGGGAGTTCGCTGTCGGGCACGAAGCCCATCGCCTGTTCGGGCGGGCTGAACATCTCTTCCTGATAGTCCTCCAATTCGGGCACCTCGCGGGTCAGCGCGGCCTCGTCCTGCACGGGGTCGGGCCAGTACAGCACCCGCTCTCCGGCGTGGCTGACGAAAAATTGCAGCAGCCCGCGCCGGGGCAAGTCGGGCAGATGGCCCCCCGCGTTGGCCTGCGCCAGATTGATCTGCGCCAGAAAAGGCAGCGGTGCGCCGTGCACGTCCAGGGGCCACGCGCTGCCGACGGGACGGTAGGGCACGCCGCCGAATTTGCTGTCCCAGGCGGCAGGCTGGCCCGCCGTGGGATAGGGCCGCACCACGGGCCGCTCCAGCCCCCGCAGTTCGGCGCGGTGCGGCTCCAGCCCCGGCGTCAGCCACAAAGAGCCGTCAGCGCGGCGCGGTGATATCCGAAGAAAGCCTTCCCTCGCCAGTTCCAGCGACCTTTCCCACAGGCCCACCTCGGCCCCAGGCGGCACAATGTTAATTTCAGCGGCCCAGATGCTCGCAAAGCGGCGGCGCAGTTCGGCGGGCGGGTTCCACAGGGGCGAGTTCTGCACTTCCTCCGCCGTGACCAGGGCCGAACTGTAGCTTTCGGGCACGACATTGGGCGCGTCACTCAGCGTGCGGCCCATGCGCCGGTCGAAGGTGTCCAGTTCGTCCCAGAGCTTTTGCGGCAGGCCCAGACGCAAAAATTCCTGCCGGGCGGCTTCGCGTGACCCCAGCCGTCCTATCAGCATTTCGCGCCACATCCTGAATTCGGGAGCGCTGGCGCTCTGCTCCATCTGCGCGCGCAGCTTTTCGCGCTCGGCGGCTTCGTCGAAAGGAGGCGGAGTCTGTGCCGCTGTCCGTCCCTCGCGTTCAAGTCGGGTGGTTTGCCCATCGAAGCTCAGGCGGGCGCGTTCGCCGGTCTGGGGCTGAAGGTACTGTTCGAGTTGCCGCAGGGGACGGGCGGTTTGGGTCATGTTGAATTCTCCGGCAGGGGAAGCAGGCGACAGCAAAAAAGCCGCCCCCAGAAGTGGGAGCAGGCTGAGGGGCGACATTCTGTCAGTCTACTTCTTTTTGCGGGCAGCCTTCGCAGCGGCCTTGGCAGCTTTCTCCTCGGCTTTTTGCTTCTCGGCCATTTCGCGGCCCATGTCTTCGACCAGTTGCGCGGTGGGCGCGTCGATCTGGCGTTGCAGGTCCATCAGGGTGCTGATGGTCAGGTTGTGCAGGATGCGCTCCATCTGCGTGCGAATCCAGCGGTAGCGCACCGTGCCCTTGACCGTCAGCGTGACTTCGGTGCCGCCGGGCATCGGCTTGAAGTTCCACTGCTGCGAGAACTTTTCCAGCGGGCCAAAAGGTCTGACCGCTTCCCAGCCGCCGCGCTGCGAGGCCACCAGTTGCCCGTATCTGGCCTGAAACTTCAGCCCCAGGAGTCGCCGCACGAATTTGAAGTCCACCAGGGCGTTTTGCGCGAGCTTCTGACCCTCGCTGCTGTAGGCCGCGCTGACCAGATTGGAGTCCCAGGCGGCGCGGCGGCGCGGATCCAGGGCGAGGCGGTACAGCACTTCGGGCCGCCCGCGCATGGGCATGGTCTGCTTGACGACGATTTCTTCCGACATTGGGGGAAAGTATAGGGTGAAGGGTGGAGGGTATAGGGACTGACCCCTGTACCCTCCACCCTTTACCCTCTGCGTCTTATACGGGTTCCGATTGAATCTGGTAGTTTCAGATTCAATCCGACTTGCAAAGCTGCGCAGCAGAGCGGATGCGAGTAGGAAAAAATACGGGTTACGCGATATGGATGCACAGGCGGCGCTTTCCCGACTGTGCAGGAATTAAGCGGAATCCGTATTACGCTTTGCCGACGCTGCCGAGCACCTTCATCTTGTGCTCGACGATTTTGCTCATCAGGTCGCGGGCGGGGCCGAAGACCTTGCGGGGGTCGAATTCCTTGGGGTTGGCCTTGAGCACTTCGCGGATGCCGACGGTGCTGGCGAGGCGCAAATCCGTGTCCACGTTCACCTTGGCGATGCCGTAGCCCGCCGCTTCGGTGAGGTCTTCGTCGGCGATGCCCGCCGCGTCCCCGATTTCGCCGCCCGAGTCGCGCAGGCGCTGCACGATTTCGGCAGGCACGCCGCTGGAGCCGTGCGCGACGAGGGGAATGCTCAGCAGTTCGCCGATCTTCTTGATGCGGGCCTGGTCGATAAAGGGACGCCCCTTGCCCTTGTACGCGCCGTGGCTGGTGCCGATGGCGATGGCGAGGTAGTCCACGTCCGTCAGTTCGACGAACTTGACGGCTTCTTCGGGGTCGGTCAGGAAGGCGTCCTTCTCGTCCACGACGATATGCTCCTCGATTCCGCCGAGGCGTCCGAGTTCGGCTTCCACGCTGATGCCCATCGCGTGAGCGGCCTCGACCACGCGCCCCGTTTCATGCACGTTTTCGTCGAAGGGGTGGTGCGAGGCGTCGATCATCACCGAGGTAAAGCCCATCTTGATGGCCTTCAGTGCCGACTCGTAACTGCTGCCGTGGTCGAGGTGCAGTGCGACAGGCACGGTAGCGCGGGTGGCGATGTCGATGACGATGTTGGCGAGGTCCTGCCCGCCGTACTTGATCGCCCCTTCGCTCATCTGCACGATGACGGGCGAACGCAGACGCTCGGCGGTGTGGATGATCGCCTGGGTGATTTCCATGTTGTTGGTGTTGAACGCACCGACGGCGTACTTGCCTTTGCGGGCGGGAACCAGAATGTCTTTACCGGTAACGAGCATAGGGTGCCTCCTTTTGTGACGGACCCACTTTACCCGCTCGCTCGGGCACCTGTCCTGTCAACCTGAGCGGAACAGGGGAGAGGGGGCCAGGAAACACGCTTAATACGGATTCCGATTGAATCTGGTAGTTTCAGATTCAATCCGAGCGGATGCGAGTAGGAAAAAATACGGATTCTGCGATATGGATGCACAGGCGGCGCTTTCCCGACTGTGCA is from Deinococcus wulumuqiensis R12 and encodes:
- a CDS encoding YwqG family protein, translating into MSPLSLLPLLGAAFLLSPASPAGEFNMTQTARPLRQLEQYLQPQTGERARLSFDGQTTRLEREGRTAAQTPPPFDEAAEREKLRAQMEQSASAPEFRMWREMLIGRLGSREAARQEFLRLGLPQKLWDELDTFDRRMGRTLSDAPNVVPESYSSALVTAEEVQNSPLWNPPAELRRRFASIWAAEINIVPPGAEVGLWERSLELAREGFLRISPRRADGSLWLTPGLEPHRAELRGLERPVVRPYPTAGQPAAWDSKFGGVPYRPVGSAWPLDVHGAPLPFLAQINLAQANAGGHLPDLPRRGLLQFFVSHAGERVLYWPDPVQDEAALTREVPELEDYQEEMFSPPEQAMGFVPDSELPSSLDDRLGFARSADETDQQGEDNANLRPNGHRLRGYPMVINTFHPAAENVQLLFQFDGDDYGGQLFGDSGGMGGWAGFFIRPDDLGNLDFSRVWAELDAF
- a CDS encoding SRPBCC family protein; the encoded protein is MSEEIVVKQTMPMRGRPEVLYRLALDPRRRAAWDSNLVSAAYSSEGQKLAQNALVDFKFVRRLLGLKFQARYGQLVASQRGGWEAVRPFGPLEKFSQQWNFKPMPGGTEVTLTVKGTVRYRWIRTQMERILHNLTISTLMDLQRQIDAPTAQLVEDMGREMAEKQKAEEKAAKAAAKAARKKK
- the fba gene encoding class II fructose-1,6-bisphosphate aldolase, which encodes MLVTGKDILVPARKGKYAVGAFNTNNMEITQAIIHTAERLRSPVIVQMSEGAIKYGGQDLANIVIDIATRATVPVALHLDHGSSYESALKAIKMGFTSVMIDASHHPFDENVHETGRVVEAAHAMGISVEAELGRLGGIEEHIVVDEKDAFLTDPEEAVKFVELTDVDYLAIAIGTSHGAYKGKGRPFIDQARIKKIGELLSIPLVAHGSSGVPAEIVQRLRDSGGEIGDAAGIADEDLTEAAGYGIAKVNVDTDLRLASTVGIREVLKANPKEFDPRKVFGPARDLMSKIVEHKMKVLGSVGKA